A genome region from Ottowia testudinis includes the following:
- a CDS encoding TrmH family RNA methyltransferase, whose product MSASEPQRISSRDNALLKDLRRLAQDSGAHLKQHRVWAEGEHLCSAALARGWRPALAVFSASYWPLAPSGFAQAAIKNVVIDDALLASVSGLPSPAPLAFVLDLPAALALQPDAPTVVLDRVQDAGNVGSILRSAAAFGFTQVAALSGTALLWSPKVLRAGMGAHFGLRLVERLTANDLSALRVPLLVTSSHEGELLHRARLPWPCAWVMGHEGQGVASELAGRAAMALRIAQPGGEESLNVAAAGAICLCASAVARV is encoded by the coding sequence CGCGACAACGCGCTGCTGAAGGACTTGCGCCGGCTGGCGCAGGACAGCGGCGCGCACCTTAAACAGCACCGCGTGTGGGCCGAGGGCGAACACCTGTGCAGCGCGGCCCTGGCGCGTGGCTGGCGGCCGGCGCTGGCGGTGTTTTCAGCATCTTATTGGCCGCTGGCGCCGTCGGGATTTGCGCAGGCAGCTATAAAAAACGTAGTTATCGACGATGCGCTGCTGGCCTCGGTCAGCGGCCTGCCGTCGCCCGCGCCGCTGGCTTTCGTGCTTGATTTGCCCGCGGCGCTGGCGCTGCAGCCCGACGCGCCCACGGTGGTGCTCGACCGCGTGCAGGATGCCGGCAACGTCGGCTCCATCCTGCGCAGCGCGGCGGCTTTCGGCTTCACGCAGGTCGCGGCATTGAGTGGCACGGCGCTGCTGTGGTCACCCAAGGTGCTGCGCGCGGGCATGGGCGCGCACTTCGGGCTCCGGCTGGTTGAGCGCTTGACGGCAAACGACTTGAGCGCTCTGCGGGTGCCTCTGCTGGTGACCAGTTCGCACGAAGGCGAGCTGCTGCACCGCGCGCGTCTGCCCTGGCCGTGCGCCTGGGTCATGGGGCACGAGGGGCAGGGCGTGGCATCCGAATTGGCGGGCCGCGCGGCAATGGCCTTGCGCATCGCGCAGCCGGGCGGTGAAGAGTCGCTCAACGTGGCTGCCGCTGGCGCCATCTGTCTGTGCGCCAGCGCCGTGGCGCGGGTTTGA
- a CDS encoding IS5 family transposase (programmed frameshift), which produces MRERYDSDISREKFAEILPLLQSVRRRTKPVTVDLYEVFCAILYLLRTGCQWRMLPREFPKWVTVHSYYVKWSTPDEQGVSALQRALKNQVGAARARQGRSACSTFLIVDAQSVKNTDTAGFKGYDAGKKVSGIKRHIAVDTQGLPHAVAVTTADVTDRKGALQALRRCKCSLSKVQSLLCDSSYLGKPFAQGVKQILGEQVSVQIAKRSELHTFKVMPQRWVVERSFAWLEKNRRLWKNCERSLNSSLQMVHLAFLALLLRRS; this is translated from the exons ATGAGAGAGCGGTATGACAGCGACATTAGCCGAGAGAAATTTGCAGAGATTTTGCCCCTGTTGCAAAGCGTGCGCAGGCGCACCAAGCCGGTGACGGTGGACTTGTACGAGGTGTTCTGCGCCATCTTGTACCTGCTGCGCACAGGCTGCCAGTGGCGCATGCTGCCGCGTGAATTTCCTAAATGGGTGACGGTGCACTCGTACTACGTCAAATGGAGTACTCCCGATGAGCAAGGTGTCAGCGCACTGCAGCGGGCTTTAAAAAATCAGGTTGGCGCGGCCCGT GCGAGACAGGGGCGCAGCGCATGCAGCACGTTCTTGATCGTGGACGCGCAGAGCGTGAAGAACACGGACACAGCAGGCTTCAAGGGCTATGACGCAGGCAAGAAAGTCTCGGGAATAAAGCGCCACATCGCGGTGGATACCCAGGGGTTGCCACACGCAGTGGCGGTGACCACGGCGGACGTGACCGACCGCAAAGGCGCCTTGCAGGCGCTGCGCCGCTGCAAGTGCAGTCTGAGCAAGGTACAAAGCCTGCTGTGCGACAGCAGCTATCTGGGAAAGCCTTTTGCGCAGGGCGTCAAGCAAATCCTGGGCGAGCAGGTCAGCGTGCAGATTGCCAAGCGAAGCGAGTTGCACACCTTCAAGGTCATGCCCCAGCGCTGGGTGGTCGAGCGCAGCTTTGCGTGGCTGGAGAAAAACCGACGTCTGTGGAAAAACTGCGAACGCAGCCTCAACAGCAGCTTGCAAATGGTGCATCTGGCGTTTCTGGCTTTACTGTTGCGGAGATCGTAG
- the carA gene encoding glutamine-hydrolyzing carbamoyl-phosphate synthase small subunit — translation MLASLEGKFPPAILALADGSVFLGQSIGAAGSTVGEVVFNTSMTGYQEILTDPSYCQQIVTLTYPHIGNVGTNDEDVESSKIQAAGLIIKDLPLLVSNFRAQRTLGEYLKDGNTVAIAGIDTRKLTRILRTQGAQNGAIVALAAGEEATPARIQAAVEAARQAPPMVGLDLAKVVSTEQPYEWNQTEWALGTGYGTLAEPRFHVVAYDFGVKKNILRMLAARGCRVTVVPAQTPAAEVLAQKPDGVFLSNGPGDPEPCGYAIAAARAIIDSGTPVFGICLGHQIMALAAGAKTYKMKFGHHGANHPVKDQEDGRVSITSQNHGFAVDADTLPAHLRATHISLFDNTLQGFAYVDKPAFCFQGHPEALPGPHDVGYLFDRFIRNMEQALDGQAQAAIKKGVVAA, via the coding sequence GTGCTTGCTTCCCTAGAGGGGAAATTCCCGCCCGCCATCCTGGCGCTTGCCGACGGCAGCGTCTTTCTGGGCCAGTCCATCGGCGCCGCCGGCAGCACCGTGGGGGAGGTGGTTTTCAACACCTCGATGACCGGCTACCAGGAAATCCTTACCGACCCCAGCTACTGCCAGCAGATCGTCACGTTGACCTATCCGCACATCGGCAACGTCGGCACCAACGACGAAGACGTCGAATCGAGCAAGATTCAGGCCGCCGGCCTGATCATCAAGGATTTGCCGCTGCTGGTGAGCAACTTTCGCGCGCAGCGGACCTTGGGTGAGTACCTGAAGGATGGCAATACCGTCGCCATCGCTGGCATCGACACCCGCAAGCTCACCCGCATCCTGCGCACACAAGGCGCACAGAACGGCGCCATCGTCGCGCTGGCGGCCGGTGAGGAAGCGACGCCAGCCCGCATCCAGGCAGCGGTTGAAGCGGCGCGGCAGGCCCCGCCCATGGTCGGACTTGATCTGGCCAAGGTGGTGTCCACCGAGCAGCCCTACGAGTGGAACCAGACCGAATGGGCGCTGGGCACCGGCTACGGCACGCTGGCCGAGCCGCGCTTTCACGTCGTCGCCTACGACTTTGGCGTCAAGAAGAACATCTTGCGCATGCTGGCCGCGCGCGGCTGCCGGGTCACCGTGGTGCCGGCGCAGACGCCCGCCGCCGAGGTGCTGGCCCAAAAGCCTGACGGCGTTTTTCTGTCCAACGGCCCGGGCGACCCCGAGCCGTGCGGCTACGCCATCGCCGCCGCGCGCGCCATCATCGACAGCGGCACGCCGGTGTTCGGCATCTGCCTGGGCCACCAAATCATGGCGCTGGCCGCGGGCGCCAAGACCTACAAGATGAAGTTCGGCCACCACGGCGCCAACCACCCGGTGAAGGACCAGGAAGACGGCCGCGTATCCATCACCAGCCAGAACCACGGGTTCGCGGTGGATGCCGATACATTGCCAGCGCATCTGCGCGCCACGCACATCAGCCTGTTCGACAACACGTTGCAGGGCTTTGCCTACGTGGACAAACCCGCGTTCTGCTTCCAGGGTCACCCAGAGGCTTTGCCCGGACCTCACGACGTCGGCTACCTGTTCGACCGTTTTATAAGAAACATGGAACAGGCGCTTGATGGGCAAGCGCAGGCAGCTATTAAAAAAGGAGTGGTCGCCGCATGA
- the carB gene encoding carbamoyl-phosphate synthase large subunit has translation MPKRTDLKTILIIGAGPIVIGQACEFDYSGVQACKALREEGYRVILINSNPATIMTDPATADVTYIEPITWQTVEKIIAKERPDAILPTMGGQTALNCALDLWRHGVLNKYNVELIGAKPEAIDKAEDRLKFKDAMTRIGLGSARSGIAHSMDEAWAVQKKVGFPTVIRPSFTLGGTGGGIAYNPEEFETICKRGLEASPTNELLIEESLLGWKEFEMEVVRDQADNCIIICSIENLDPMGVHTGDSITVAPAQTLTDKEYQLMRNASIAVLREIGVDTGGSNVQFAVNPADGRMIVIEMNPRVSRSSALASKATGFPIAKVAAKLAVGYTLDELRNDITGGATPASFEPTIDYVVTKIPRFAFEKFPAADSHLTTQMKSVGEVMAMGRTFQESFQKALRGLEVGVDGMNEKTQDREWLEKELGEPGPDRIWFVGDAFAAGWSLDEVHDLTKIDKWFLVQIEEIVKIELDMDKHTAEHGGQALQMLSKDDLLVLKKKGFSDRRLAKLLKTSEQAVRERRRALNVRPVYKRVDTCAAEFATDTAYMYSTYEDECEAEPTAKKKIMVLGGGPNRIGQGIEFDYCCVHAALAMREDGYETIMVNCNPETVSTDYDTSDRLYFEPLTLEDVLEIVDKEKPAGVIVQYGGQTPLKLALGLEAEGVPIIGTSPDMIDAAEDRERFQKLLHTLSLRQPPNATARTEGEALEKAAELGYPLVVRPSYVLGGRAMEIVHEQRDLERYMREAVKVSNDSPVLLDRFLSDAIECDVDAVRDSAGRVFIGGVMEHIEQAGVHSGDSGCSLPPYYLKQPTIDELKRQTAAMANALNVVGLMNVQFAIQQVPQDDGGKQDVIYVLEVNPRASRTVPFVSKATGIQLAKVAARCMAGQTLDEQRIGAEVTPPYFSVKEAVFPFVKFPGVDTILGPEMKSTGEVMGVGQTFGEAYVKAQIGAGERLPRPLKPDGTPAGKVFMTVRNRDKPEAVQIARDLVAMGFSLVATKGTAAAIAAAGIPVQTVNKVTEGRPHIVDAIKNDEISMVINTVEERRNAIADSRQIRTSALQARLTTFTTIAGAEAAVEGMKFMDRLGVVSVQEMHAAL, from the coding sequence ATGCCCAAACGTACCGACCTGAAAACCATCCTCATCATCGGCGCCGGCCCCATCGTCATCGGCCAGGCCTGCGAATTCGACTATTCCGGCGTGCAAGCCTGCAAGGCACTGCGCGAAGAGGGCTATCGCGTCATCCTGATCAACAGCAACCCCGCCACGATCATGACCGACCCGGCCACGGCCGATGTGACCTACATCGAGCCGATCACGTGGCAGACGGTCGAAAAAATCATCGCCAAGGAGCGGCCCGACGCCATCTTGCCCACCATGGGCGGACAGACGGCGCTCAACTGCGCGCTCGATCTGTGGCGCCACGGCGTGCTGAACAAATACAACGTCGAACTGATCGGCGCCAAACCCGAAGCCATCGACAAGGCCGAAGACCGCCTGAAGTTCAAGGACGCGATGACCCGCATCGGCTTGGGGTCGGCGCGCTCGGGCATCGCGCACAGCATGGACGAAGCCTGGGCCGTGCAGAAGAAAGTCGGCTTTCCGACCGTGATCCGGCCCAGCTTCACGCTCGGCGGCACCGGCGGCGGCATCGCCTACAACCCGGAAGAGTTCGAGACCATCTGCAAGCGCGGCCTCGAAGCCTCGCCCACCAACGAACTGCTGATTGAGGAATCGCTGCTCGGCTGGAAAGAGTTCGAGATGGAGGTGGTGCGCGACCAGGCCGACAACTGCATCATCATTTGCTCGATCGAGAACCTCGACCCCATGGGCGTGCACACTGGTGACAGCATCACCGTGGCCCCCGCGCAGACGCTGACCGACAAGGAGTACCAGCTCATGCGCAACGCCAGTATCGCGGTGCTGCGCGAGATCGGCGTCGACACCGGCGGCTCCAACGTGCAGTTCGCGGTCAACCCGGCCGACGGCCGCATGATCGTGATCGAGATGAACCCGCGCGTGTCGCGCTCGTCGGCACTGGCTTCAAAAGCCACGGGCTTCCCGATTGCCAAGGTGGCCGCCAAGCTGGCCGTGGGCTACACGCTGGACGAGTTGCGCAACGACATCACCGGCGGCGCCACGCCGGCCAGTTTCGAGCCGACCATCGACTACGTGGTCACCAAGATTCCCCGCTTCGCGTTCGAGAAATTTCCCGCCGCCGACAGCCACCTGACCACGCAGATGAAGAGCGTGGGCGAGGTGATGGCGATGGGCCGCACTTTTCAAGAATCGTTCCAGAAGGCGCTGCGCGGGCTGGAGGTCGGCGTCGACGGCATGAACGAGAAGACGCAGGACCGCGAATGGCTCGAGAAGGAGCTGGGCGAGCCCGGCCCCGACCGCATCTGGTTTGTCGGTGATGCGTTTGCCGCCGGCTGGTCGCTGGACGAAGTGCACGACCTGACCAAAATAGACAAGTGGTTCTTGGTGCAGATCGAGGAGATCGTGAAGATCGAACTCGACATGGACAAGCACACCGCCGAGCACGGTGGCCAGGCGCTTCAGATGCTCTCGAAAGATGATCTGCTGGTGCTGAAGAAAAAAGGCTTTTCAGACCGCCGGCTGGCCAAGCTGCTGAAAACCAGCGAGCAGGCCGTGCGCGAGCGCCGCCGCGCGTTGAACGTGCGCCCGGTGTACAAGCGCGTGGATACCTGCGCCGCCGAATTCGCCACCGACACGGCCTACATGTATTCGACCTACGAGGACGAGTGCGAGGCCGAACCCACGGCCAAGAAGAAAATCATGGTGCTGGGCGGTGGCCCCAACCGCATCGGCCAGGGCATCGAGTTCGACTACTGCTGCGTGCATGCGGCGCTCGCGATGCGCGAGGATGGCTACGAGACCATCATGGTCAACTGCAACCCCGAGACCGTGTCCACCGACTACGACACCAGCGACCGCCTGTATTTCGAGCCGCTCACGCTCGAAGATGTGCTGGAAATCGTCGACAAGGAAAAGCCCGCAGGCGTGATCGTGCAGTACGGCGGCCAGACGCCGCTGAAACTCGCGCTGGGGCTGGAGGCCGAAGGCGTGCCCATCATCGGCACCAGCCCCGACATGATCGACGCCGCCGAAGACCGCGAGCGTTTCCAAAAGCTGCTGCACACCTTGAGCCTGCGCCAGCCGCCCAACGCCACCGCGCGCACGGAAGGCGAGGCGCTGGAAAAAGCCGCCGAGCTGGGTTACCCCCTGGTCGTGCGCCCGAGCTACGTGCTGGGCGGCCGCGCCATGGAAATCGTGCACGAGCAGCGCGATCTGGAGCGCTACATGCGCGAGGCGGTGAAAGTGAGTAATGACTCGCCCGTGCTGCTGGACCGCTTCCTGTCCGACGCCATCGAATGCGACGTCGATGCCGTGCGCGACAGCGCGGGGCGCGTTTTCATCGGCGGCGTGATGGAGCACATCGAGCAGGCCGGCGTCCATTCCGGCGACTCGGGCTGCTCGCTGCCGCCGTATTACCTCAAGCAGCCCACCATCGACGAACTCAAGCGCCAGACCGCCGCCATGGCGAATGCGCTGAACGTGGTTGGCCTCATGAACGTGCAGTTTGCGATTCAGCAGGTGCCGCAAGACGATGGTGGCAAGCAGGACGTGATCTACGTGCTGGAGGTCAACCCGCGCGCCAGCCGCACCGTGCCCTTCGTCAGCAAGGCGACCGGCATTCAGCTGGCCAAGGTCGCCGCGCGCTGCATGGCCGGGCAAACGCTGGATGAGCAACGCATTGGCGCCGAAGTCACGCCGCCGTATTTCAGCGTGAAAGAGGCGGTGTTCCCGTTCGTCAAGTTTCCGGGCGTCGACACCATTCTGGGTCCCGAGATGAAGTCCACCGGCGAGGTGATGGGCGTGGGTCAGACCTTTGGCGAAGCCTACGTCAAGGCCCAGATCGGCGCTGGCGAGCGTCTGCCGCGGCCTTTGAAGCCCGACGGCACGCCGGCTGGCAAGGTGTTCATGACGGTCAGAAACCGCGACAAACCCGAAGCGGTGCAAATCGCCCGTGACCTGGTGGCGATGGGCTTTTCACTCGTGGCCACCAAGGGCACCGCCGCGGCCATCGCCGCCGCGGGCATTCCGGTGCAGACCGTCAACAAGGTCACCGAGGGCCGCCCGCACATCGTCGACGCGATCAAGAACGACGAGATATCGATGGTCATCAACACCGTGGAGGAGCGCCGCAACGCCATCGCCGATTCGCGCCAGATCCGCACCAGCGCGCTGCAGGCGCGGCTGACCACCTTTACCACCATCGCCGGCGCCGAGGCGGCGGTGGAAGGCATGAAGTTCATGGATCGCCTGGGCGTGGTGTCGGTGCAAGAGATGCACGCTGCTCTTTGA
- the greA gene encoding transcription elongation factor GreA produces MTTIPLTKRGAEKLKEELQRLKTKDRPAVIAAIAEARSHGDLSENAEYDAAKDRQGFIEGRIKEVESKLAAAQIIDPATLDAGGKVVFGATVELEDEGSGDKVTYQIVGEDEADLKQGLINISSPIARALIGKEEGDTAEVQAPGGVKHYEVIGVKYI; encoded by the coding sequence ATGACCACCATTCCCCTCACCAAGCGCGGCGCCGAAAAGCTGAAGGAAGAGCTGCAACGCCTGAAAACCAAGGATCGCCCCGCCGTGATCGCCGCCATCGCCGAGGCGCGCTCGCACGGTGACCTGAGCGAGAACGCCGAGTACGACGCCGCCAAGGACCGCCAAGGTTTCATCGAGGGACGCATCAAGGAGGTCGAGAGCAAGCTGGCCGCGGCGCAGATCATCGATCCCGCCACGCTGGATGCCGGCGGCAAGGTGGTGTTTGGCGCCACGGTGGAGCTGGAGGATGAGGGTTCAGGTGACAAGGTGACCTATCAGATCGTTGGCGAGGACGAGGCCGACCTGAAGCAGGGCCTGATCAACATCAGCAGTCCGATCGCCCGCGCGCTGATCGGCAAGGAAGAGGGCGACACCGCCGAAGTGCAGGCGCCGGGCGGCGTGAAGCATTACGAAGTGATCGGCGTGAAGTACATCTGA
- a CDS encoding DUF4149 domain-containing protein, giving the protein MPARIALFVSALWWGSLTAVGFVVVPLLFKFLPTPAMAGHMAARLFTAQTWISVSCGVLLLVSSRSNRTSALARRTQAAIVFIVLGLLLALLIEFAVAPRIVARENLRLWHGAGSLMYAVQWLCAAIVMWRLADEPRSHHELTDCRN; this is encoded by the coding sequence ATGCCCGCCCGCATCGCCCTGTTTGTCTCCGCGCTGTGGTGGGGAAGCTTGACGGCGGTGGGTTTCGTGGTGGTGCCGCTGCTGTTCAAGTTTCTTCCCACGCCCGCCATGGCCGGCCACATGGCAGCCAGGCTTTTCACGGCGCAGACCTGGATATCGGTGAGCTGCGGTGTGCTGCTGCTGGTGAGTTCAAGATCAAACCGGACTTCAGCGCTGGCCAGACGCACGCAAGCAGCTATTGTTTTCATAGTGCTTGGCTTGTTGCTGGCGCTGCTGATCGAGTTTGCGGTGGCGCCGCGCATCGTGGCGCGCGAAAATCTGCGGCTCTGGCACGGCGCCGGCTCGCTCATGTACGCCGTGCAATGGTTGTGCGCCGCGATCGTGATGTGGCGCCTGGCGGATGAGCCACGGAGCCATCATGAACTCACCGATTGTCGAAATTGA
- a CDS encoding Kdo hydroxylase family protein, whose translation MNSPIVEIDFTDWRQARPRPEWTAAVEAGQVLYFPSLGFALRPEEQALLREDMLAAGKRNVSLGAGGVLKGAAGSLGEQKTLAAMAGRFRQQAQALINGLLPEYKGQLRVAPTSFRPKQVETRAQSLRADDQRLHVDAFPSRPNYGERILRVFTNLNPAGAPRVWRVGEDFETVARRFLPRATPYRPWQAKLLNALHVTKSLRSEYDHLMLQLHDLMKFDEQYQKSGVQMTVPFAPGSVWVCFSDQATHAVMSGQFMMEQTLYLPPGCEVNPASSPLQILTRMMGHPLVGAGTAR comes from the coding sequence ATGAACTCACCGATTGTCGAAATTGACTTCACCGATTGGCGCCAGGCACGGCCCCGGCCCGAGTGGACCGCCGCCGTCGAAGCGGGCCAGGTGCTTTACTTTCCCAGCCTGGGCTTCGCGTTGCGGCCCGAAGAGCAAGCCCTGCTGCGCGAGGACATGCTGGCTGCTGGCAAGCGCAACGTCAGCCTGGGCGCCGGCGGCGTGTTGAAGGGCGCGGCGGGCAGCTTGGGTGAGCAAAAGACGCTGGCCGCCATGGCCGGGCGCTTTCGCCAGCAGGCGCAGGCGCTGATCAATGGTCTGCTGCCCGAATACAAAGGCCAGTTGCGCGTGGCGCCGACGAGCTTTCGGCCCAAGCAGGTCGAGACGCGCGCTCAGTCGCTGCGCGCCGACGACCAGCGCCTGCACGTCGATGCATTCCCGTCGCGCCCCAATTACGGTGAGCGCATCCTGCGCGTGTTCACCAACCTCAACCCCGCTGGCGCGCCGCGCGTGTGGCGCGTGGGCGAGGATTTCGAGACCGTGGCGCGGCGCTTTTTGCCGCGGGCGACGCCGTATCGACCGTGGCAGGCCAAGCTGCTGAACGCGCTGCACGTGACCAAGTCGCTGCGCAGCGAATACGACCACCTGATGCTGCAGCTGCACGACCTGATGAAGTTCGACGAGCAGTACCAAAAAAGCGGCGTGCAGATGACGGTGCCATTTGCCCCGGGCAGCGTGTGGGTGTGCTTCTCCGACCAGGCCACGCACGCGGTGATGAGTGGTCAGTTCATGATGGAGCAGACGCTTTATCTGCCGCCGGGGTGCGAGGTGAACCCCGCCAGCAGTCCGCTGCAAATTCTCACGCGGATGATGGGGCACCCGCTTGTTGGTGCGGGTACGGCGCGTTGA
- a CDS encoding glycosyltransferase, with amino-acid sequence MKNQRQRHILCMKWGTKYGPEYVNRLYGMVRRHLSGGFNFVCLTDDATGIRPEVRCLPIPPLNLTLKPGQRDGAWKKLTTFEEDLHGLRGTALFLDLDVVIVGRLDDFFTQPGDFLIIHDYPRFWRFGERIVGNSSVYRFELGAHADVLAYFRGHMEKVPKRYRNEQDFLSHFLHKQGKLSYWPTGWCPSFKYNCIPTWPTNYWKPPFVPENARIVIFHGEVNPPDALAGKRNKRLAHIKPAPWVADAWQG; translated from the coding sequence ATGAAGAACCAGCGCCAACGGCACATTCTGTGCATGAAGTGGGGCACCAAGTATGGCCCTGAGTACGTCAACCGTTTGTACGGCATGGTGCGCCGGCACCTGTCGGGTGGCTTCAATTTTGTCTGCTTGACCGACGACGCGACGGGCATCCGCCCCGAGGTGCGGTGCCTGCCCATCCCGCCGCTGAACCTGACCCTAAAGCCTGGCCAGCGCGATGGTGCCTGGAAGAAGCTCACCACTTTCGAGGAAGACCTGCACGGCCTGCGCGGCACGGCGCTGTTTCTCGATCTGGACGTGGTGATCGTCGGCCGCCTGGACGATTTCTTCACCCAACCAGGCGACTTTCTCATCATCCACGACTACCCGCGCTTCTGGCGATTTGGCGAGCGCATCGTCGGCAACTCGTCGGTTTATCGCTTTGAATTGGGCGCGCACGCCGATGTGCTGGCCTACTTTCGCGGCCACATGGAAAAGGTGCCAAAGCGGTATCGCAACGAGCAGGATTTTCTCTCGCACTTCTTGCACAAGCAAGGCAAGCTGTCCTATTGGCCCACGGGCTGGTGCCCGAGCTTCAAATACAACTGCATCCCCACCTGGCCCACCAATTACTGGAAGCCGCCCTTCGTGCCCGAGAACGCGCGCATCGTCATCTTCCACGGCGAGGTCAACCCGCCCGACGCGCTGGCCGGCAAGCGCAACAAGCGCCTGGCGCACATCAAGCCCGCGCCGTGGGTGGCCGACGCGTGGCAGGGCTGA
- a CDS encoding YhbY family RNA-binding protein yields MPQIELSPAERKVHRAEAHHLDPVVMIGNDGLTPAIVKETDAALNAHGLIKIRVLGDDRAARDAIYQQLAGELNAAPIQHIGKLLVLWRPKPVKARAEDEERGAGPKDVKVLKYSKRGGQRPEVRVVRVLGNQRLTPGGKVKKSAPKQKSVKKSRGD; encoded by the coding sequence ATGCCGCAAATCGAACTCTCCCCCGCCGAACGCAAGGTGCACCGCGCCGAAGCGCACCACCTCGACCCCGTCGTCATGATCGGCAACGATGGCCTGACACCAGCCATCGTGAAGGAAACCGACGCGGCGCTGAACGCCCACGGCCTGATCAAGATCCGCGTGCTGGGCGACGATCGCGCCGCGCGCGACGCCATCTACCAGCAGCTGGCGGGCGAATTGAATGCGGCGCCCATCCAGCATATTGGCAAGCTGCTGGTGCTGTGGCGCCCCAAGCCGGTAAAAGCGCGGGCCGAGGACGAAGAGCGCGGCGCCGGCCCCAAGGACGTCAAGGTCCTCAAGTACAGCAAGCGCGGCGGCCAGCGGCCCGAAGTGCGCGTGGTGCGTGTGCTGGGCAACCAGCGGCTGACGCCCGGCGGCAAGGTAAAGAAATCGGCGCCCAAGCAAAAGTCGGTCAAGAAAAGCCGTGGCGATTGA
- a CDS encoding RlmE family RNA methyltransferase: MKVKSKSKKVNKAWLSDHLNDPYVKLAQREGYRARAAYKLKEIDETLGLIKPGHRVVDLGSAPGAWSQYLRRRLSPGGAAVGALNGTIVALDILPMEPVEGVAFLQGDFREDAVLAQLHDALGGEPVDVVVSDMAPNLSGIESSDAARISHLVELAVDFAQHHLKPGGALVVKVFHGSGYSQLAKLFKQTFKVVKPIKPKASRDKSAETFLVGIGLKTIEC, translated from the coding sequence ATGAAAGTCAAATCCAAGAGCAAAAAGGTCAACAAGGCTTGGCTGAGCGACCACCTGAACGATCCCTACGTCAAACTGGCGCAGCGCGAGGGTTATCGTGCCCGCGCGGCCTACAAGCTCAAGGAAATCGACGAGACGTTGGGGCTGATCAAGCCCGGCCATCGGGTGGTCGACCTGGGTTCCGCGCCGGGCGCCTGGAGCCAGTACCTGCGCCGCCGCCTGTCGCCAGGCGGCGCGGCGGTGGGCGCGCTGAACGGCACCATCGTGGCGCTCGACATCCTGCCGATGGAGCCCGTGGAGGGCGTGGCTTTTCTGCAAGGCGATTTCCGGGAAGACGCGGTGCTGGCGCAGTTGCACGACGCGCTGGGTGGCGAGCCGGTGGACGTGGTGGTGTCGGACATGGCGCCCAATCTGTCGGGCATCGAATCCAGCGATGCCGCGCGCATCAGCCACCTGGTGGAACTGGCGGTCGACTTTGCGCAACACCACCTCAAACCCGGCGGCGCGCTGGTGGTGAAGGTGTTTCATGGCAGCGGCTACAGCCAATTGGCCAAGCTGTTCAAGCAGACTTTCAAGGTGGTCAAGCCAATCAAGCCCAAGGCGTCGCGCGACAAATCGGCGGAAACCTTTTTGGTGGGCATCGGTCTGAAGACGATCGAGTGTTGA